Proteins encoded by one window of Rouxiella chamberiensis:
- a CDS encoding citrate synthase, giving the protein MADKKATLTLQGHDPIELDVLSGTLGQDEIDIRPLGAKGYFTFDPGFTSTASCESKITFIDGDEGVLLHRGFPIDQLATESNYLEVCYLLLNGEPPTQEQYEEFKTTVTRHSMIHEQITRLFHGFRRDSHPMAVLCGVTGALAAFYHDSIDVENVRHREIAAFRLLSKMPTVAAMCYKYSIGQPFVYPRNDLSYAGNFLHMMFATPCEEYKVNPVLEKAMDRILILHADHEQNASTSTVRTAGSSGANPFACIAAGIASLWGPAHGGANEACLKMLEEISTVDHIPEFVRRAKDKNDSFRLMGFGHRVYKNYDPRATVMRETCHAVLEELNMKDDLLEVAMQLEHIALNDPYFIERKLYPNVDFYSGIILKAMGIPSSMFTVIFAMARTVGWIAHWNEMHDDGIKIARPRQLYTGYAKRDFKSEVGNK; this is encoded by the coding sequence ATGGCTGATAAGAAAGCGACACTTACCCTACAGGGTCATGACCCGATCGAACTTGATGTGCTTTCCGGCACACTGGGTCAGGACGAGATTGATATACGCCCGCTCGGAGCAAAAGGTTATTTTACTTTTGACCCAGGCTTCACCTCTACCGCATCCTGCGAATCCAAAATTACCTTTATCGATGGCGATGAAGGCGTTCTGCTGCACCGCGGTTTCCCGATTGACCAGCTGGCAACGGAATCCAACTACCTTGAAGTCTGCTACCTGCTGCTGAACGGCGAGCCGCCAACGCAGGAGCAATATGAAGAATTCAAGACTACCGTAACCCGCCACAGCATGATCCACGAGCAGATCACCCGGCTGTTCCACGGTTTTCGCCGCGACTCGCACCCAATGGCGGTGCTGTGCGGTGTAACCGGCGCGCTGGCCGCGTTCTATCACGACTCCATCGACGTCGAAAATGTGCGTCACCGTGAAATTGCCGCCTTCCGTCTGCTGTCGAAAATGCCGACCGTTGCAGCAATGTGTTACAAATATTCCATCGGACAGCCGTTCGTTTACCCACGCAACGACCTCTCCTATGCGGGTAACTTCCTGCACATGATGTTTGCGACCCCTTGCGAAGAGTACAAGGTTAACCCTGTGCTCGAGAAAGCGATGGACCGCATTCTGATTCTGCACGCCGATCACGAGCAGAATGCCTCGACGTCCACCGTGCGTACGGCCGGTTCGTCGGGCGCCAACCCGTTTGCCTGTATCGCGGCCGGTATCGCCTCGCTCTGGGGACCTGCCCACGGCGGCGCAAACGAAGCCTGTCTGAAAATGCTCGAAGAGATAAGCACTGTCGACCACATTCCTGAATTCGTGCGCCGCGCGAAAGACAAGAATGACTCCTTCCGCCTGATGGGCTTCGGCCACCGCGTTTACAAGAATTACGACCCGCGTGCGACCGTGATGCGTGAAACCTGTCACGCCGTGCTTGAAGAACTGAACATGAAGGATGACCTGCTGGAAGTGGCGATGCAGCTTGAGCATATCGCGCTCAACGACCCGTACTTCATCGAACGCAAGCTCTATCCAAACGTGGACTTCTATTCAGGTATCATCTTGAAAGCCATGGGTATTCCTTCATCGATGTTTACCGTTATCTTTGCGATGGCGCGCACCGTCGGCTGGATTGCCCACTGGAACGAAATGCACGATGACGGCATCAAGATTGCCCGTCCACGCCAGCTTTATACCGGCTATGCGAAACGTGATTTCAAATCCGAAGTTGGCAACAAGTAA